One window from the genome of Mumia sp. ZJ1417 encodes:
- a CDS encoding carbohydrate kinase family protein has protein sequence MAHDSPETDDLACDFFVTGPVFLDIIFTGLQEAPVGGREVMTSGMGSSPGGVATLAVAASRLGLRTSLAAAFGDDMYGDYLWGTLEDDEAIDLSASHRWPHWHSPVTVSLAYDKDRAMITHAHKPPRADLAVPHVLPTARAAFADVGDERPDWLDASAQRGTRIFADVGWDPTGLWDATSLRERLDGCYAFVPNAVEAMTYTGTDSPGAALERIRDWVPLAVVTAGSSGSYAADATTGETAWAPALTVPALDPTGAGDVFLAGLVAATLREWPLLQRLRFANLCAALSVRDFGGALAAPGWGAICEWWEALEPGSWLARDYAFLDDVLTTVEHRTYGRAVATIGFVGDTHDHPSHTPTEPRTRDFRTAPRGE, from the coding sequence ATGGCCCACGACAGCCCTGAGACCGACGACCTGGCGTGTGACTTCTTCGTGACCGGCCCGGTGTTCCTCGACATCATCTTCACCGGTCTGCAGGAAGCGCCAGTCGGAGGACGGGAGGTCATGACCTCGGGGATGGGCTCGAGCCCGGGCGGCGTCGCGACGCTCGCCGTCGCCGCCTCTCGCCTCGGGCTGCGAACCTCGCTGGCCGCGGCGTTCGGTGACGACATGTACGGCGACTACCTGTGGGGCACGCTCGAGGACGACGAGGCGATCGACCTGTCCGCGTCGCACCGGTGGCCCCACTGGCACTCGCCGGTCACGGTCTCGCTCGCCTATGACAAGGACCGCGCGATGATCACCCATGCGCACAAGCCCCCGCGGGCCGACCTCGCGGTCCCCCACGTCCTGCCGACGGCGCGTGCCGCGTTCGCTGACGTGGGCGATGAGCGGCCTGACTGGCTCGACGCCTCCGCCCAGCGCGGCACGCGCATCTTCGCCGACGTGGGCTGGGACCCGACCGGCCTCTGGGACGCGACGTCGCTGCGCGAACGGCTCGACGGGTGCTATGCCTTCGTCCCCAACGCCGTCGAGGCGATGACCTACACCGGCACCGACTCCCCCGGCGCCGCGCTCGAGCGGATCCGTGACTGGGTCCCGCTTGCCGTCGTGACCGCGGGCAGCTCGGGCTCGTACGCTGCCGACGCCACCACCGGCGAGACCGCGTGGGCGCCGGCGCTCACCGTGCCCGCGCTCGACCCGACCGGGGCCGGCGACGTCTTCCTCGCAGGGCTCGTCGCCGCCACCCTCCGCGAGTGGCCGTTGCTGCAGCGCCTGCGCTTCGCCAACCTCTGCGCCGCACTGTCGGTACGCGACTTCGGTGGTGCGCTGGCCGCGCCAGGCTGGGGCGCCATCTGTGAGTGGTGGGAAGCCCTCGAGCCCGGCTCCTGGCTGGCGCGCGACTACGCCTTCCTCGACGACGTGCTGACGACCGTCGAGCACCGCACGTACGGCCGAGCCGTCGCCACCATCGGCTTCGTCGGGGACACCCATGACCACCCGAGCCACACCCCGACCGAGCCTCGGACCCGAGATTTCCGCACCGCCCCCCGGGGCGAATGA
- a CDS encoding ABC transporter substrate-binding protein, with amino-acid sequence MTVRAVKKSVLTAAVAAASAVLALSACTPGGGGGDDEGKEAKPDDISTDVAAMGDLTLDVWDQEVRGGQAKQIETLNAAFEKKYPNVTIKRTSKSFDDLQKTVRLAITNDDPPDVVQVNNGRADMGQFVSAGLLQSLDGYAEVYGWDERFPESVRSTASYSKDGKTFGEGSLFGMAQVGEMVGLWVNKQKLGDLGIEAPKTLDELEAAMKAAKAAGELPVQLGNAEAWPAIHDYAVAMNQYVPRDDTRALGYGREGASWTTEENVDGADLFKSWVDAGYLTPDFNAVPNDTAWRNFAKGQGVFMIGGTWYQADLEAAMGDNLGFALPPVGPVGELAVTGGTGLPFAITEASEHADAAAAYLDFLTNADAMKVIQENGGLPVIDGDAASATGVGKEVVEAWNQVTAEDSLVPYLDWATPDMSDLLGQELQKLSAGSTDTAAFLDALEKNYTDFTDQNE; translated from the coding sequence ATGACCGTCCGTGCCGTCAAGAAGTCGGTGCTCACCGCCGCCGTCGCGGCCGCGAGCGCCGTGCTCGCCCTGTCTGCATGCACGCCCGGCGGCGGAGGCGGTGACGACGAGGGCAAGGAGGCCAAGCCCGACGACATCTCGACCGACGTCGCCGCGATGGGCGACCTCACCCTGGACGTCTGGGACCAGGAGGTGCGCGGTGGGCAGGCGAAGCAGATCGAGACCCTCAACGCGGCGTTCGAGAAGAAGTACCCGAACGTCACGATCAAGCGCACCTCGAAGTCCTTCGACGACCTCCAGAAGACCGTCCGCCTCGCGATCACCAACGACGACCCGCCAGATGTCGTCCAGGTCAACAACGGCCGCGCCGACATGGGACAGTTCGTCTCCGCTGGGCTGCTGCAGTCGCTCGACGGGTACGCCGAGGTCTACGGCTGGGACGAGCGCTTCCCCGAGTCGGTGCGCAGCACGGCCTCGTACAGCAAGGACGGCAAGACCTTCGGTGAGGGTTCGCTCTTCGGGATGGCGCAGGTCGGCGAAATGGTCGGCCTGTGGGTCAACAAGCAGAAGCTCGGCGACCTCGGCATCGAGGCCCCGAAGACGCTCGACGAGCTCGAGGCCGCGATGAAGGCCGCAAAGGCCGCCGGCGAGCTGCCGGTCCAGCTCGGCAACGCCGAGGCGTGGCCGGCGATCCACGACTACGCCGTCGCGATGAACCAGTACGTGCCGCGCGACGACACCCGTGCGCTCGGGTACGGCCGCGAGGGAGCCTCGTGGACCACAGAGGAGAACGTCGACGGCGCCGACCTGTTCAAGTCCTGGGTCGACGCGGGCTACCTGACGCCCGACTTCAACGCCGTGCCCAACGACACCGCGTGGCGCAACTTCGCCAAGGGCCAGGGCGTGTTCATGATCGGCGGCACCTGGTACCAAGCAGACCTCGAGGCTGCGATGGGCGACAATCTCGGCTTCGCGCTGCCGCCGGTCGGCCCGGTCGGCGAGCTGGCCGTGACCGGCGGCACGGGCCTCCCGTTCGCAATCACCGAGGCCAGCGAGCACGCCGACGCGGCCGCGGCATACCTCGACTTCCTCACCAACGCCGACGCGATGAAGGTGATCCAGGAGAACGGCGGGCTCCCGGTCATCGACGGCGACGCAGCCAGCGCGACCGGTGTCGGCAAGGAGGTCGTGGAGGCCTGGAACCAGGTGACCGCAGAGGACTCCCTCGTGCCGTACCTGGACTGGGCGACGCCGGACATGAGCGACCTGCTCGGCCAGGAGCTCCAGAAGCTCAGCGCCGGCTCGACGGACACCGCCGCGTTCCTCGACGCCCTCGAGAAGAACTACACGGACTTCACGGACCAGAACGAGTGA
- a CDS encoding carbohydrate ABC transporter permease: protein MTSQGARRRHGPPGEPRNVAYLYLLPGFVVLALFLLAPLAYAVWLSFFAWDGLSSGTWVGLQNYVDVLTDPALRTPFGHALVLLVFFSVIPVTLGLLAASLLVRSTVRGRGIFQAVVFVPQVIALTVVAVAWKRILAPDGPLNEALRAVGLDGLARGWLGDPSTALIAIGLVGTWLGTGLCTVLFLAGLSRMDRAVYDAARLDGAGFFRETFAISLPSLRNELAVALTLTMVAALRTFDLVYLMTSGGPGGATAVPAYEVYMKSMRQGDVGTGVTIALLLAAFIMLLTVLVNRIPERENR from the coding sequence GTGACGAGCCAGGGCGCGCGACGGCGCCACGGACCCCCAGGAGAGCCGCGCAACGTCGCCTATCTCTATCTCCTGCCGGGGTTCGTGGTGCTCGCGCTCTTCCTGCTGGCGCCGCTCGCCTACGCGGTGTGGCTGTCGTTCTTCGCGTGGGACGGGCTCTCCTCCGGCACCTGGGTGGGGCTGCAGAACTACGTCGACGTGCTCACCGACCCGGCGCTGCGCACGCCGTTCGGGCACGCGCTCGTGCTGCTTGTGTTCTTCTCGGTGATCCCGGTGACGTTGGGACTCCTGGCGGCCTCGTTGCTCGTCCGGTCGACAGTGCGCGGGCGCGGGATCTTCCAGGCCGTCGTGTTCGTCCCGCAGGTGATCGCGCTGACCGTCGTCGCCGTCGCGTGGAAGCGGATTCTCGCGCCGGACGGCCCGCTCAACGAAGCGCTGCGCGCGGTGGGTCTCGACGGGCTCGCACGCGGCTGGCTCGGCGACCCGAGCACCGCGCTGATCGCGATCGGGCTCGTCGGCACGTGGCTCGGCACCGGCCTGTGCACCGTGCTCTTCCTCGCAGGGCTGTCACGGATGGACCGCGCGGTCTACGACGCCGCCCGCCTCGACGGCGCCGGCTTCTTCCGCGAGACCTTCGCCATCAGCCTGCCGTCCCTGCGCAACGAGCTCGCCGTCGCCCTGACGCTGACGATGGTCGCCGCGCTGCGGACGTTCGACCTCGTCTATCTGATGACCTCCGGCGGACCGGGCGGCGCGACCGCCGTCCCGGCGTACGAGGTCTACATGAAGTCGATGCGGCAGGGCGACGTCGGCACCGGTGTGACGATCGCGCTGCTGCTGGCGGCGTTCATCATGCTGCTCACCGTCCTCGTGAACCGGATCCCGGAGCGTGAGAACCGATGA